In Nocardioides daphniae, the DNA window CGGGCCCTGCTCGCCGCGATCCGCGAGGACCTCGCAGCTGCCGGCATCGACTTGCCTGTCTACTGGGGCAACCGCAACTGGGATCCCTACCTGGCCGACGCGGTGAGCGAGATGCGGGCCGACGGCATCGAGCGGGCTGCCGTCTTCACGACCTCGGCCTACTCGTCGTACTCGTCGTGCCGCCAGTACCGCGAGAACCTCGCCGACGTCGGCGCCGAGGTCGATGGTGCCCCGCGGCTCGAGCGCCTGCGCCAGTACTACAACCACCCCGGCTTCGTGGAGCCGTTCGTGGACGAGACGGTCCGGGCCCTGGGGTCGCTGCCCGAGACCGCCCGCGACGACGCCCACTCCTCTTCGTCACCCACTCGATCCCGCTCGCGATGAACGACGGCAGCGGGGCGCGTGGTGGTGCCTACGTCGCCCAGCACCTCGACGTGATGGCCGAGGTCGTCGAGCAGGTCGCCGCGCGTATCGGTCGTACGCCGCAGCACGAGCTCGTCTACTGCTCCCGCTCGGGCGCCCCGCACATCCCGTGGCTGGAGCCCGACGTCAACGACCGCCTCGAGGAGATGGCGGCCGAGGGCGTCACCTCGGTGGTGATGGTGCCGATCGGCTTCGTCTCCGACCACATGGAGGTCGTCTACGACCTCGACACCGAGGCGATGGCCACGGCCGAGGGGCTCGGGATGGCGGCGGCCCGCGCCGGCACCCCCGGCACCGACCCGCGCTTCGTCGCGCTGGTCCGCGACCTGCTGCTCGAGCGGGCCGCGGCGGAGCGGGGCGAGGTGCCGGTGCGTACGACCGTGGGCAGCCTGGGCCCCGGCCCGGACCTGTGCGCCGTGGGCTGCTGCCCCAACCCGCGTGCCCCGCGCCCCGCCGCCTGCGGGGTCGACTCGTGACCGACCCGGCGCAGCTGCGCGACCTGGCCGTCGAGGTGGCCACGGCCGCCGCGGCCCTGGTGCGCCGGGAGGCGGGAGGCGTCGTGGTGGCCGACACGAAGTCGAGCGCCGTCGACGTCGTCACCGAGGTCGACCGGCGCAGCGAGGCGCTGCTGCGTGAGCTGATCCTGGCTGCCCGACCCCACGACACCGTCCTGGGGGAGGAGGAGGGGGAGGCCGTCGGCACCAGCGGCGTCCGTTGGATCGTCGACCCCGTCGACGGCACGGTCAACCTGCTCTACGGCATCCCGGAGTACGCGGTCTCGGTGGCCGCCGAGGTCGACGGCGAGGTGGTGGCCGGCGCCGTCGTCGCGGTGGCGCAGGGGCACGTCTACGCGGCGGCCCGCGGCCACGGCGCGACGAAGGACGGTGCGCCGATCC includes these proteins:
- a CDS encoding ferrochelatase; this encodes MNDGSGARGGAYVAQHLDVMAEVVEQVAARIGRTPQHELVYCSRSGAPHIPWLEPDVNDRLEEMAAEGVTSVVMVPIGFVSDHMEVVYDLDTEAMATAEGLGMAAARAGTPGTDPRFVALVRDLLLERAAAERGEVPVRTTVGSLGPGPDLCAVGCCPNPRAPRPAACGVDS
- a CDS encoding ferrochelatase, which translates into the protein MTAADQPQVAPYDALLLLSFGGPEKPEDVVPFLENVTRGRGIPRERLEEVGQHYFGFGGRSPINDQNRALLAAIREDLAAAGIDLPVYWGNRNWDPYLADAVSEMRADGIERAAVFTTSAYSSYSSCRQYRENLADVGAEVDGAPRLERLRQYYNHPGFVEPFVDETVRALGSLPETARDDAHSSSSPTRSRSR